The Quercus robur chromosome 7, dhQueRobu3.1, whole genome shotgun sequence genome has a segment encoding these proteins:
- the LOC126693475 gene encoding F-box/kelch-repeat protein At3g23880-like has protein sequence MQFRNQDLPQTLKIRPLKNRYCIISETLMSQSPLFQLLLDDLVYEILTWVPVKSLIRFRCVSKSWYSTITSHKFIKTHLDRAKSSSNNNNDYLLYKSQRMSSSPNELCTIVHNSDRTSSEISRFQIPDYFVYIVGFCNGMFLSADDDYDHGHVVYLWNPSIRKYKKLPPSHFIHPFGPSDYCFTFGLAYHYQNNDYKILKLIYEYSPGEKVPPAEAEVYTLSTDSWRRFVISVESSSGSRPIGSVDYLNESRLLFFNGALHSIACSEDYKFILSFDVNDERFREILLPQNYLDGVSLLFEALAVFKGSLTLFVFGEALADKSNLCHLWVMKKYGVVESWTKKSIQGKEAAEFFDCIVDGTVKGERYTFWPFWKLSFDPESLNKEIFRIPNAGCIINATNFVESLVLLDGINISQE, from the coding sequence ATGCAATTCAGAAATCAAGATCTGCCTCAGACGTTGAAGATCAGACCTTTGAAAAATCGTTACTGTATCATATCAGAAACACTGATGTCTCAGTCACCGTTGTTCCAGCTTCTACTGGACGACCTTGTATACGAGATCCTCACTTGGGTACCAGTGAAATCCTTGATCCGATTTAGGTGTGTTTCCAAATCTTGGTACTCCACAATCACCAGCCACAAATTCATTAAGACTCACCTTGACCGAGCTAAATCTTCATCAAATAACAACAATGACTATTTGTTATATAAATCACAAAGAATGTCATCATCCCCCAATGAATTGTGTACGATTGTTCACAATAGTGACCGCACTTCGTCTGAGATTTCTAGGTTTCAAATCCCcgattattttgtttatatagtTGGCTTCTGTAACGGCATGTTCCTCAGTGCTGATGATGACTATGACCATGGTCACGTAGTATATTTGTGGAACCCAAGCATTAGAAAGTATAAAAAGCTTCCACCAAGTCACTTCATTCATCCCTTTGGTCCCTCAGATTATTGTTTCACATTTGGACTTGCCTATCATTATCAAAACAATGACTACAAGATTCTAAAACTTATTTATGAATACTCTCCTGGAGAAAAAGTGCCGCCAGCTGAGGCCGAGGTTTACACATTGAGTACAGATTCATGGAGAAGGTTTGTAATATCTGTGGAGTCCTCAAGTGGGTCTAGACCCATTGGATCTGTTGATTATCTAAATGAGTCccgccttttattttttaatggagcTCTACACTCTATAGCATGTTCTGAGGactacaaatttattttgtcCTTTGACGTCAATGATGAGAGATTCCGGGAGATATTGCTTCCTCAAAATTACTTAGATGGTGTTTCTCTACTTTTTGAAGCTCTTGCAGTGTTCAAGGGATCACTCacattgtttgtttttggtgaaGCTCTAGCTGACAAGAGTAATCTATGCCACCTATGGGTAATGAAGAAGTATGGTGTGGTTGAGTCTTGGACTAAAAAATCTATACAAGGGAAAGAAGCTGCAGAATTCTTTGACTGCATCGTTGACGGCACAGTCAAAGGGGAACGTTATACGTTTTGGCCCTTTTGGAAGCTTTCATTTGACCCTGAGAGTTTAAACAAGGAAATTTTTAGAATTCCAAATGCTGGATGTATAATTAATGCAACTAATTTTGTGGAAAGCTTAGTTTTACTTGATGGGATAAACATCTCACAGGAATGA
- the LOC126693476 gene encoding F-box/kelch-repeat protein At3g23880-like isoform X1, with amino-acid sequence MYRSIPLSHRLPDDLVYDILTRLPVKSLIRFRCVSRSWYCTITDSDFITKHLDRANLLSNSHNGYLLCNPSIRNGQYSSCDYLCTFVCNTDRTLTEISRFEFPSNDERFLVGFSNGIICLANYDEEFSHILYLWNPSIRKFKKLLAPPTSLIEPFHESAAFGFGYHSQNNDYKILRLRSLYIWIDRGVKVRPAEAEIYTLSTDSWRRVVISVESFCGTGSNESVDFIESSLCLFFNRALHSIASSWGHRFILSFDVNDERFRKILLPPNYLDGVAVDAENLAVFKGSLALIVFGEDVAENSNVCHIWVMKKYGVVESWTKRSVPMAMVAMGEVERPFGCTINGELLIEKYGPTQSLAFDPDSLNEEILRIPEAACMIYTANFVESLVLLDGLNISSQSEN; translated from the exons ATGTATCGATCTATACCGTTGTCCCACCGTCTCCCTGACGATCTCGTCTACGACATCCTGACTCGGCTGCCAGTGAAATCCTTAATCCGATTCAG GTGCGTTTCCAGATCTTGGTACTGCACAATCACCGACTCCGATTTCATTACCAAACACTTAGACCGAGCAAACTTATTATCCAATAGCCACAATGGTTATCTGTTATGCAATCCAAGTATTAGAAATGGTCAATATTCATCTTGCGATTATTTGTGTACGTTTGTTTGCAATACCGACCGCACATTGACGGAGATTTCTAGGTTTGAATTTCCTTCTAATGATGAGCGCTTTTTGGTTGGTTTCTCTAATGGCATTATCTGCCTAGCTAATTATGACGAAGAATTTAGTCACATATTATATTTGTGGAATCCAAGTATTAGAAAGTTTAAGAAGCTTCTAGCACCTCCTACTTCCTTGATTGAGCCTTTTCATGAATCTGCTGCTTTTGGTTTTGGCTATCATTCTCAAAACAATGACTACAAGATTCTGAGATTGAGATCTCTGTATATTTGGATCGATCGCGGAGTAAAAGTTCGGCCTGCTGAGGCTGAGATTTACACATTGAGTACGGATTCGTGGAGAAGGGTTGTGATATCGGTGGAGTCATTTTGTGGGACTGGATCTAATGAATCAGTTGATTTTATTGAATCGTCACTCTGTTTATTCTTTAATAGAGCTTTGCACTCTATAGCATCTTCTTGGGGTCATAGATTCATTTTGTCATTTGATGTCAATGACGAGAGATTCCGTAAGATATTGCTGCCTCCAAATTACTTGGATGGAGTTGCTGTGGATGCTGAAAATCTTGCAGTATTCAAGGGATCGCTTGCTTTGATTGTTTTCGGTGAAGATGTAGCTGAGAATAGTAACGTATGCCACATATGGGTGATGAAGAAGTATGGTGTGGTCGAGTCTTGGACTAAAAGAAGTGTACCGATGGCGATGGTGGCGATGGGAGAAGTTGAACGCCCTTTTGGCTGTACCATCAATGGGGAACTTCTGATTGAGAAGTATGGCCCCACTCAGAGCCTTGCATTTGACCCTGACAGTTTAAATGAGGAAATTCTTAGAATTCCAGAGGCTGCATGTATGATTTACACTGCTAATTTTGTGGAGAGCCTGGTTTTACTTGATGGGCTAAACATCTCATCTCAATCAGAAAATTAG
- the LOC126693476 gene encoding F-box/kelch-repeat protein At3g23880-like isoform X2, with protein sequence MYRSIPLSHRLPDDLVYDILTRLPVKSLIRFRCVSGSWYCTITDSDFITKHLGRANLLSNNNNGCLLCNPHRIGQYSSCDYLCTFVCNTDRTLTEISRFEFPSYDECLVGFSNGIICLANYAEEFSHILYLWNPSIRKFKKLLATPLIGPFDNAAFGFGYHLQNNDYKILRFVFFRTYRRVKVPPAEAEIYTLSTDSWRRVVISVESFCGTGSNESVDFIESSICLFFNGALHSLAYSRDHNFILSFDLNDDRFRKILLPTNYLNGVSVSAEYLAVFKGSLALIVFGEGVAENSNICHIWVMKEYGVVKSWTKRSVPMGEVERFFGCTINGELLIEKHGHNQSLAFDPESLNEEILRIPEPACMIYAANFVESLVLLDGLNISSQSENS encoded by the coding sequence ATGTATCGATCTATACCGTTGTCCCACCGTCTCCCTGACGATCTCGTCTACGACATCCTGACTCGGCTGCCAGTGAAATCCTTAATCCGATTCAGGTGCGTTTCCGGATCTTGGTACTGCACAATCACCGACTCCGATTTCATTACCAAACACTTAGGACGAGCAAACTTATTATCCAATAACAACAATGGTTGTCTGTTATGTAATCCACATCGAATTGGTCAATATTCATCTTGCGATTATTTGTGTACGTTTGTTTGCAATACCGACCGCACATTGACAGAGATTTCTAGGTTTGAATTTCCTTCTTATGATGAGTGCTTGGTTGGTTTCTCTAATGGCATTATCTGCCTAGCTAATTATGCCGAAGAATTTAGTCACATATTATATTTGTGGAATCCAAGTATTAGAAAGTTTAAGAAGCTTCTAGCTACTCCCTTGATTGGCCCTTTCGATAATGCTGCTTTTGGTTTTGGCTATCATTTGCAAAACAATGACTACAAGATTCTGAGATTTGTGTTTTTTCGCACCTATCGTAGAGTAAAAGTTCCGCCTGCTGAGGCTGAGATTTACACATTGAGTACGGATTCGTGGAGAAGGGTTGTGATATCGGTGGAGTCATTTTGTGGGACTGGATCTAATGAATCAGTTGATTTTATTGAATCGTCAATCTGTTTATTCTTTAATGGAGCTTTGCACTCTTTAGCATATTCTCGGGATCATAATTTCATTTTGTCCTTTGATCTCAATGACGATAGATTCCGTAAGATATTGCTGCCTACAAATTACTTGAATGGAGTTTCTGTGTCTGCCGAATATCTTGCAGTGTTCAAGGGATCACTTGCTTTGATTGTTTTCGGTGAAGGTGTAGCTGAGAATAGTAACATATGCCACATATGGGTGATGAAGGAGTATGGTGTGGTCAAGTCTTGGACTAAAAGAAGTGTACCGATGGGAGAAGTTGAACGCTTTTTTGGCTGCACCATCAATGGGGAACTTCTGATTGAGAAGCACGGCCACAATCAGAGCCTTGCATTTGACCCTGAGAGTTTAAATGAGGAAATTCTTAGAATTCCAGAGCCCGCATGTATGATTTACGCTGCTAATTTTGTGGAGAGCCTAGTTTTACTTGATGGGCTAAACATCTCATCTCAATCAGAAAATTCGTAA